One Branchiostoma floridae strain S238N-H82 chromosome 15, Bfl_VNyyK, whole genome shotgun sequence DNA window includes the following coding sequences:
- the LOC118432161 gene encoding protein zyg-11 homolog, with translation MGLAMADLEDPPTLLQCCMDYICDNLDDLCFKVRTKDTGSLRLTFRQHDVFFHNELSEMFLSRLLEKGKVNDQVLTLLSCSDMFRLRRVRVRNTPVGLEGLRAILYNHKLIELDVSNTNVKRAASVLQLLYESGQDALQSLNVSGLQPHKQDLSEEGPFGNFEGLGAFATINRTLVSRLRNIRCLNVSHTNFDTPDLEMVASELPHLESLDISKTYVSSLTPLLQCKHRLKSLSTYGVSSVQGRDNWDEDEKHSTERVIAELSLLRHLDISTEETFSVSGTFFASQNQLKVNVDNLLCIPGVLPNLTSLDISGRDLSEGTLLSFLESHPQLVFLGVMMGPACFWDFIWDEEYEGFRKDLRVTGEGNEAQILEALRQYSERAVYVQKALYKLFGRTSGMEHPRVDVIKLVVQGMKNHCDAKSLGVQMAASACLYNLTRHDISKRVPSRDLSDVVNLTLKAMEVFPNHQQLQKNALLTLCSDRILQEVRFDRYRAARLVMHCLCTHEDATMHRMAVAIISILAAKISTEQTALLGTQNYLQKLLRIVKEKTEEQQVDITLKFTLSALWNLTDESPSTCTTFVENGGLELFMQILEVFPNESNLHTKVLGLINNIAEVRGLRKVLLREDFMDYVKCLYPQLIAVRSWNNPTGEMVAYRSFHPFFPLLECYTTPAVQLWSVWAMQHVCTKNPDRYCPMLIEEGGEERVKRLATNPATAAEVRTLAELVIELLQDSKLPPRQRKLLKPADTPGSPEQE, from the exons GGCTAGCCATGGCGGACTTGGAGGACCCCCCCACCTTACTGCAGTGCTGCATGGACTACATCTGTGACAACCTGGACGACCTCTGCTTCAAGGTCAGGACCAAGGACACGGGAAGCCTTCGTCTGACCTTCAGGCAGCATGACGTCTTCTTCCACAACGAGCTCTCCGAGATGTTCTTAAGTCGTCTCCTTGAGAAGGGCAAGGTGAACGATCAAGTCCTGACCCTGCTTTCCTGTTCCGACATGTTCAGATTGCGGAGAGTTCGGGTGAGAAACACCCCCGTCGGACTCGAAGGCCTCCGTGCCATTCTGTACAATCACAAACTGATAGAGCTAGATGTTTCTAATACTAACGTAAAGAGAGCGGCCTCTGTTTTACAACTTCTGTACGAGTCGGGACAGGACGCGCTACAGTCCCTGAACGTAAGCGGGCTTCAACCGCACAAGCAGGATCTCAGCGAGGAGGGACCGTTCGGAAACTTTGAGGGCCTGGGGGCCTTCGCTACCATAAACAGAACATTGGTGTCCAGGTTAAGAAATATCAGATGCCTGAATGTCAGCCATACAAACTTTGACACGCCGGACCTCGAAATGGTGGCTTCGGAACTGCCTCACTTAGAAAGCCTGGACATTTCGAAAACCTATGTGTCCAGCCTGACACCTTTACTTCAGTGCAAGCACCGGTTAAAGTCGCTGTCTACGTATGGTGTGAGCTCGGTACAGGGGAGAGACAACTGGGATGAAGACGAGAAACACTCCACGGAAAGAGTCATCGCGGAATTGTCCTTACTCCGCCACTTAGACATCTCAACCGAGGAGACGTTCAGCGTCTCGGGCACCTTCTTTGCAAGTCAGAATCAGCTGAAGGTCAATGTCGACAACCTACTCTGCATCCCCGGGGTTCTTCCAAACCTGACGTCGTTAGATATATCGGGGCGGGATTTGTCGGAGGGTACGCTGCTGTCGTTTTTGGAGAGCCACCCGCAGCTGGTGTTCCTGGGAGTGATGATGGGGCCGGCATGCTTCTGGGACTTCATCTGGGATGAGGAGTATGAGGGCTTCCGGAAGGACCTAAGG GTGACAGGAGAAGGTAACGAGGCCCAGATCCTGGAAGCCCTGCGACAGTACAGTGAGAGAGCTGTGTATGTGCAGAAGGCCCTGTACAAGCTTTTTGGCCGCACCTCAGGGATGGAGCATCCTCGGGTGGATGTTATCAAG CTTGTGGTCCAGGGGATGAAGAACCACTGTGATGCCAAGAGTCTGGGGGTGCAGATGGCAGCAAG TGCCTGCCTGTACAACCTGACCCGGCACGACATCAGTAAGCGTGTTCCGTCCCGGGACCTGTCTGACGTGGTGAACTTGACCCTGAAGGCCATGGAGGTGTTCCCCAACCACCAGCAGCTGCAGAAGAACGCCCTGCTCACACTGTGTAGTGACAGGATCCTGCAGGAAGTG AGGTTTGACCGTTACCGTGCGGCGAGACTAGTGATGCACTGCCTGTGTACACATGAGGATGCCACCATGCACCGCATGGCTGTAGCCATCATATCTATACTTGCTGCTAAG ATCTCTACTGAACAAACTGCCCTGCTGGGGACACAGAACTACCTGCAG AAGCTGCTGAGGATAGTAAAAGAGAAGACTGAGGAACAGCAAGTGGACATCACTCTCAAGTTTACACTCAGCGCACTCTGGAACCTCACAG ACGAGTCCCCCAGCACCTGCACCACGTTTGTAGAGAACGGTGGCCTGGAACTCTTCATGCAGATCCTCGAGGTCTTCCCTAACGAGTCCAACCTCCACACCAAAGTCCTGGGCTTGATT AACAACATTGCAGAGGTGCGAGGACTGAGAAAGGTGTTGTTAAGGGAGGACTTCATGGATTATGTCAA ATGTTTGTACCCTCAGCTGATTGCTGTGCGGAGTTGGAACAACCCTACAGGAGAGATGGTGGCGTACCGATCCTTCCACCCGTTCTTCCCCCTGCTGGAGTGTTACACCACACCCGCCGTGCAGCTGTGGTCTGTCTGGGCCATGCAGCACGTCTGTACCAAGAACC CTGACCGCTACTGCCCAATGCTGATAGAGGAGGGCGGAGAAGAGAGGGTCAAGCGCCTGGCCACCAACCCCGCTACCGCGGCAGAGGTCCGAACGCTAGCGGAGCTCGTGATCGAACTACTCCAGGACAGCAAGCTACCACCGAGACAGCGCAAGCTGCTGAAACCTGCTGACACGCCTGGTTCTCCTGAGCAGGAGTAG